A segment of the Pseudomonadota bacterium genome:
AACTATTAAATATATGGTCTGTATAAAGGATCGTCGTGGCGCCTATTATGTCATAGATATTTACGACGCTCTCTAGTCAAAAACATTGGCAATGCATAAGGGCGGAAAAGGGAATGGCGTCGTCCATGAGCCTTTAGACGTTGTTAGAAAGCTTCCCGGGTCGTATCGCATCCTGACGCTGTAACGTGGTACTGGCGATGAACGCGATAACCAGACCTTGTAGATTAAAGGGCGAAGCGGCGCCGCAAGCCGTGGTTACGGTACCGAAGGCCCGCGAGCAGCAGCTTGAGCGGATCTTCGATGGAGAACGCGCATATCCGGGGCGACAAGCAATTGAGCTGTGCGTTATCGCTCAGTTTGCCCTTATCGGCGCTCCTCGGCCACCCGTTTGATTGAGAGCAAACTCCCGCGGCGCAGCTTCCGCGCCCGCTCAAATGAACGGGCGATACGGCCGGGCTTTGGTTTATCAATCGCTATCTAGAAAGTTTCAATCCGCGCCCGCTCAAATGAACGGGCGATACTGCCCGCGCGCAACCTCCGGTGTATAAACAGTAATTCCGGCAGTGCGCGCGAACCTGCCGAATAGTCTTGAACATCCTTGCCTCTGAGCGATACACATGCTGATTTTAGCATTTCCAATCACTCGCTTGCGCTCGGCGCGAACCTTTCAGCCAAACAGCCGCCACTTGAGGTTCGCGCTAAACCACAAGCGGTCCGTCGAAGTCCACGGCTTTGAAGTGCCCGAACTCCTTAATATGTTCTTGCAAAGGCTCATTGAGACGATAAAAACGGAGATTGTCCTCCGCGAAATCAATTTCATCGAGAAGCCGCTGTTCCATAACCGCGTAGTTCGCCGCATCTACCTTACATTCAAAAACGGATTTCTGGACGCGCTGCCCGTAATCCTGACATACCCTGGCTACGCGGCGCAGCCGCCGCCGTCCTTCCG
Coding sequences within it:
- the cas2 gene encoding CRISPR-associated endonuclease Cas2, producing the protein MLILVAYDVSTETAEGRRRLRRVARVCQDYGQRVQKSVFECKVDAANYAVMEQRLLDEIDFAEDNLRFYRLNEPLQEHIKEFGHFKAVDFDGPLVV